In Cryptomeria japonica chromosome 1, Sugi_1.0, whole genome shotgun sequence, the sequence TTTATGGCCTCATAGATTCCTATATTTTTCACCATTCAATGGTTTTTCAAGAATTTAAATCAGAATTGAATACTGAACATTTAAAATCCCATGAAATTTTCTTTCAAGATTAAGAAGTGCGGAGAGACAATAGTGAATTCAATTACAGACATAGTCCAACATATACAACTGCGAGTAAGCTATCCCAGAAAAACAGCAACAGTTCACATTTTTGCATACAGATCATATCGACAAAATAACCCCCAGTTTAACAAAATAGAGTATACTGAGAAAATAACCCACAGTTTAATTCAGGTTAAAACTATATTCTGAATTCGATCTCAACCAGATTCTTCAGAGCTAATGCAACAGTCTTAGCACTATCAAAACTATCAAATGGAAAAGGTGGAAATTAAACCCTAAACACTACCGGTAATGGTAATAGTAAGGGGAAATTAAACCCTAAACACTAACCGTAATGGAAATGGTAATGGCACTAgtaaggggaaattgaaccctaaaTACTAATCGCAAATGTCATGGTAAGGGGTATGACATTACTGGACCTCATCTTCAGAGAAGACAGTGTGAACATACTCCACCTTGCCTTCGTCTTCATATGGGTACTCGTTCTTCAGGGCGCCATGTCCTTCATACGAGTACTTGTAATGGACCTCATGCTCTTGATGCCTGTTATACACCTGACTCTTCGAATAACCAGCAGAAACAGGACCCAGCAAAGAAGTCTCCTTCTCCATTTGATACGCATTCCACCCAGAACTGGGCGGTGGTGGGATTTGAACCCCCGATACTCCGCCTCTGCTCCTGCGCATCAAGGCTGGATCATTCCGCTTACTTTCGACCACATTCCTTCGTCGCTGATTGCCATAAAAGTTTACTGATACAGAATCACTACGGTTCTGGTCTCTGTGTACAATAGGGTTGCCGAAAACATCAGGATTCACTTCTCCCCACTGTTTTGAAGAAACCGATTCTCTGTGAGTGGGGTATGTGGGACCACTAAAAGCAGGCTTAATATCAAGCTGTCTGAACCTAGCCTCAAGCTTTTCTTGGTCCTTGTATGGGGAAATGACCTTCAGAGTGCCTTTTTCTTTGTACGAGTAAGAGTACTCGTAATCGATCTTCAGGGCGCCTTGTTCTTGATGGATGTTATACATCTGTCTCTCCGAATAACCAGCAGAGACAGAACACCGCAGCGAAGGCTCCTTTTGCATTTGATGAGCGTTCCGCCCAGAAGTGGGCGGCTGTGGGATTTGAACCCCCGACGATTCACCTCGGATCCGCGGCATAAAACCTGGATCATCCAGCGTACTTTTTACCGAATTTTTGGGGCGTCGATTGCCGTCAAAAACGACGGGTACAGAATCAACACCTGCCTCTTTGTGGGCAAAGAGGCGACGGTTATTATCACACCAGATGCGGCCATGTTTGTCTGTAGATATATGCAGAGAGCCCAACGCATCAGGGCTCAACTGGCCTCGTTGCATCAAACAAGCGGTGTCTCTGACACTAGGGTGTGTGGGATCAGTGAAAGTAGACTTAACGTTAGGCTGGGTGAACCTCAAATTCTTGGGATTCACCATGGCACGCTTTTCAGAAGAGGAAGTGGTGTTGAAGGCCATTTTCTTCTCTGAATCGGGTACCAGTAGTTTCGCGGTTTAATAGGCAGCCAGGGGAGCTCTTTCCCGCCAAATTAAATTTGTTGGGGGCTCAGACATAGATATTATTACAATTATAGGGTTCTAGTTAAGGTTCTATGATGAAGCTTGGGATCAGGGTTATGTATTcatgttcaattagggttaggatagGGAATTGGGATAAGGGTTCAATCAATAGTAGGTTTAGGcttagaatttaattatgttattagTGAGttgggattaggattaggattaggtaTCTATCAAgattataatttaataatagtttTTTTGTTTTGATATCATGAGATAAGCTAACAAATCAGTGATCCAATCACATCTTgccttaattttattttttgtcgAGTTTTGGGGTATAGAGGAGACAAGCTGAGGCGAGAATACCTCAATAGACGATTGGCTTGGCAGGCTCAAACAATCCAGCTGGCAAGAGTTGAATCTTGAACCTACATAAGAAGAACCCAAAGCCTtgcattcattgattttttttttcagttaATCTAACCAACTAATGCAAAGAATTAAAAATTTCCATCAAAAAATCTATAGTttaaatttaagttttattttatttgattataaaaatattattttactatATTCTTATTGGTTTGTGTGAgtgaaaaaatcattttttcttaaaaaaatacaATTTATCATGTATGAACTACAACATTTATTATTATGATGTCAATATCACATTAATGATATAGCAAAGCAATGCAAGATAATTGAAAAAATTCAATCACCATTCTTTGTATTCAGTATGAAAATCCTTTTCTGATCATACATAAACTACACTTTGATGATAGTGACTAGAGCccataataataaaatagaaatgGTACTACTATTCACATATGTTATTAATTAGCTATAGTTTGAAAAGGTACAATCTATCTCTTGGACTTTTTCCCAAACAAATTTTTACCAAGTATTTGACCTCGACAATATTTTTTTCAATGGTGTTATAATGAATGATTTCTTAAGAACGATTAAGATACACCCAAGAACACAGCTATGTAAGACATTTGCAAGTATTACAACCTACTAATACATGTTCATTTCTACTAAATGTAACTTCTATTAGCTCAAATCACCATAAGAACCATAGCCTTATGACAATATTTGAATATCCAGTCGTCATCATATAGAAAAGACTGCAAGAATGATTGGTCATTTTAAGATTTTGAGGTCATGATAGAAATGGAGGGTAGTGTATAACAGTCGCCATCATATAGAAAAGACTGCAAGAATGATTGGTCATTTTAAGATTTTGAGGCCATGATAGAAATGGAGGGTAGTGTATAACAAGGAAGTAATAGGTAGCCTATCCAAGATGAACACGTGAATGGGAAGTGGTGGGTAAAGGAAGGCAAAACtttattctaatttattttttaattgtgttgattttattttatatttagcaAGTTAAAAGAATTGAAGAGGTTTAGGATCAAATAATTAAGTTAAAGGAAGTTAAAGATAAATTGAGAAATGTAGTACTCACAAAATATATGAAATTGTACATAATGCATGTAtatatgatttaaaaaaataaaaaatagtgaatattgattttttcaaaaataaaactataaatcataaatagattaaataatgtagataaaataatttttaattgaaaCTTAAAGTTAGAAACTTAAATTTCTCATTTTTAGAAAGATGGGTTCAAGATATCTATTTGATTTGTACATTTCTTATGAGTATGAATGATCAAAATTTAGAATTCTCTACATTTAGGTGATGCTTataattgataagtaggaggtattttccagagcaagtcaaactatgatattgctatcaaggttcAACTATGTAGATTTttttagtcaaactcattgacccatatttcatgagtagtggttcacaagaacccatctctcattagaatgaatggtccacttagcactcattgcatctaggtgggATGCTCACAAGGGTGAAGCACTGGGACTtctcgggaggtcacccatcccagtactactctagCTCAAGCGCGCTTAACCAATACTATTGATGCTTATAATGATAAAGTATTGAAACTTCTTGGATGATCACTCATTCTAATACTACTgacaacaaaattttaaaatatatattaatacctacaaaatgaaattattaaaatataatatgaatatataatatttattatatttttcaaaGTAATAATATGAAAATATTGAATGGTGATTTCTCTACAATGCTTGAGTTCAAATCCAAGAGACTCAAATATGGACCACAATAAATTTTGAGATTACATAGAGTTTGTGTCATTGTGCAAATGGAGAGCATAAATTTTATTCTTGCAAATGATTATGGCTTTGAATTAGTAGTATCTCTTCATCATTATGCTCAAATCTAAGTGTATTTatcctaatatttaattttttattattgttgtcATCTATTGACTCTAACTTAATCTCTTACCTATCTTTATATCCCTTTGTATATGCAATCATTTCTTCCTCAACCTTAGTGGTTGTACCATTTTGTTGGAAATGATCATGGGGAAGGATTTCATTTTTTAGGTATTCCTTTCACTTTTTAGGCCTCACCATCCATGCTATGGCAAGTTGTGTTTGATAGAGTGGACAATAAGCCCAGTTTTTGGATTACTAAATCTCTCAACCTTAGTGCACAATAAGCTTAGTTGTGGAAATAAAAATCAATGCTATATGCAATCCTTTCTTCCTCAACCTTAGCGGCTAGACCATTTTATTGAAAGTGGATTGATCATGGGAAGAATTCCATTTTTTAGTATACCTTTCACTTTTTAGGCCTCACCATCCATGCTATGGCAATTCTTTTTGATAGAGTAGACAAAAAGCTCAATTGTTGGATTACTAAACCTCTCCCGAGCTAGTAAGTTCCAAATTTGTTCTAATGTGTTATCTACCACATATGTTTATTACTCTTCTTGTTCAATGTCTATTAATAGATAAACGTGAGAAAGAGAAGTATATGCATACCACCACATTTTAATGCAAAAGGAATGTAAAGCTATAAACCAACTCCCATAGAAGCTAAGAGGCGTAAATtctaataaggaacatatggaccCTAAGGTACTAACATATGTATATTACAtgtagaaaagaggaagaaagggatAAGTAATAAGGATTGGAATGTGATGATAAGATAGGAATATTTGTATAGGATGGGTGCATGAAGATGTGATGTAGACAGTGAGATTCCAACAATCATATcactgttggatagtcataaccctCCTCATAGCATCATGATAAAGGTGCTTCTAGATTACCAGATTCTACAAAGAAAATTTATACATTTGTGTTTAGTTGTGTAGTAATGAAGAATAAAGAGAGTAATTTTATTGATTTGGAACCTATCACTAACAGTTTGTAAGTCTTGTTAATATATAGGACTTCGTTCCTAATTATATAACTTCATTGCTTAAATAAATATGCTATATTATTTTCATCTTAGTTTGCCACCATTATGCACATTATTATGATTAATGGATACAATACTATCATAAGTTTTGAaattcttatattttatttatttataatttttatttcaaatctTATTCTTGAGATTAATTCATATACTTTTATTACAATGCCAATCTTATATTGTTCAttgatgttgatatgattttctttttttatatataaaataaacttGTAAATGCAACAAGTGTCATGGCGAGTACTTGCCTTTATAGCATTATAATAATAATACTTGTTTGGTCAATAATAGATAAGTTATGACATAGCAATTCACAAATAGAGGGGACAATAATTTGAgtcatataaattattaaatatgccaacatcaataggacgacgatagagataaagataaagaCAGGGAGATTCCAACAATCATATGTAATACATTCTTCAATAATCTAAAAGGACTAAATCTAGGTCTCTAGAAATatgttaaaaatttaaattaattaaaatgaatCGAGAACAGATAATTGGAAATAATGAATAGTGCAAGGAGAATATGGTTTCCTTGTGTTTCTAAAGGCTAGTCAAGTAAATTCATACACTCAAACACAAGTAACCTAATGATCATTTTCTATAACACTTTACTAAAAACGTCATGGAATATAATCTAATGCTCAAATGCCAATAGGAATTTTACTCTTCATCTACACCATATGGTAGTAAATATTTGTTGAAAATAAGGTTTCGTTATCTCTAAGCTCATCATTTAAGATTCATACACTTAAACACAAGTAACTTAATGATTATGTTCTATCCCAACATCATcgaatttaaaattcaaatggttGGCTCAATGGTAAAGTTCATGTTGTAAACACCTAGATGATATAAAGTTCAAATCTTCTTCAatactaccaaaaaaaaaaaaaaagttgatataGAAACACAAGTAACTTAATGATTATGTTCTATCCCAACATCATcgaatttaaaattcaaatggttGGCTCAATGGTAAAGTTCATGTTGTAAACACCTAGATGATATAAAGTTCAAATCTTCTTCAatactaccaaaaaaaaaaaaaaagttgatataGAAACACAAGTAACTTAATGATTATGTTCTATCCCAACATCATcgaatttaaaattcaaatggttGGCTCAATGGTAAAGTTCATGTTGTAAACACCTAGATGATATAAAGTTCAAATCTTCTTCAatactaccaaaaaaaaaaaaaaagttgatataGAAATTCTACACCTCATCGAcactaaaaaataataaatatttgtacTGCTTTTAAGATTCAACATTTGACCATGGATATGTGTAATGTGCCACTGAAAATGCAATCCAACTAGACTGATTCATTAGAAGTGCCTTAAATTCCAAACACATGACTTGATGAGGCAGTAATGACATGTTTAAAAAGAGCTGAATTTTCATTGCTTTAGATTTAATAAATTGTTATTCAATACAAAACCATACAAGAAAGTGGTCTGAAAGACAATCTGTCAAAGACTCCACTACTGAGAAAAAAATAGATGATACAGAAAAAGGATAAAATCTGTGGAGACTCCCACTATTAAGATAAAACAACGACAAAGGGAAAATAATTAGAAGGAACAACTGTTCCACGGAGAACATTAAATCAAGAATGAAGCATTGAATAACAAGCATTGTAATAACATGaaattttatttcaagattgagaagCATCTAGAGACAATGGTGAACTCGATCATCGACATAGTAAAACATTAACTACTGCGAGTAAGCTATTCCAGAAAAATGTCTAGCAACAGTATATATTTTTTGCATACACAGTCTAACAAAATAGAGTATGCCGACAAAAAAAACCCACAGGTTAATTCAGGTTGAAACTGAATTCTAAATTCGATCCCAACGAGACTGTTGAGAGTTAATACAGTAGTCTAAGCACTACCAATAAACATCAGAATCATAATCCTCAGGGTAAGGGAAATGACAGTACTCAACCTCATCTTGGGCTTCACACAAGACTTTATGAACGTATGGGTACTCGTCCTCGGGGGCGCCATCTTCCTCGTACAAGTAATTGTAGTGGACCTCATGGTATTGATGGCTTTTATACAGTTGCCCCCTCGAATAACCAGCAGAAACAGAGTCCAGCAGAGAAGTCTCCTTTTCCATTTGACAAGCATTCCGCCCAGAAATAGGCGTCGGTGGGATTGGGGATCCGGCTCTGACGCTGGGCATAAAGACCACATCATTCCTGGGCATAAAGACTGCATCGTTCCGCTTAGTGATTCGAACCCCTGACCCTCCGGCTGTGACGCTGGGCATAAAGACCGCATCATTCCGCTTAGTGATTTGAACCACCGACCCTCCGGCTTTAATGCTGGGCACAGAGACCAAATC encodes:
- the LOC131047162 gene encoding uncharacterized protein LOC131047162; its protein translation is MAFNTTSSSEKRAMVNPKNLRFTQPNVKSTFTDPTHPSVRDTACLMQRGQLSPDALGSLHISTDKHGRIWCDNNRRLFAHKEAGVDSVPVVFDGNRRPKNSVKSTLDDPGFMPRIRGESSGVQIPQPPTSGRNAHQMQKEPSLRCSVSAGYSERQMYNIHQEQGALKIDYEYSYSYKEKGTLKVISPYKDQEKLEARFRQLDIKPAFSGPTYPTHRESVSSKQWGEVNPDVFGNPIVHRDQNRSDSVSVNFYGNQRRRNVVESKRNDPALMRRSRGGVSGVQIPPPPSSGWNAYQMEKETSLLGPVSAGYSKSQVYNRHQEHEVHYKYSYEGHGALKNEYPYEDEGKVEYVHTVFSEDEVQ